The Porites lutea chromosome 11, jaPorLute2.1, whole genome shotgun sequence genome includes a region encoding these proteins:
- the LOC140953171 gene encoding adenosine receptor A2a-like translates to MTGEEAWYSTPVTNCILNVFLFYTAIALNIITIQALRKTSSLPRTLKTLLLSLAASDLAVGLLAHPVFIAHLIIQIPQNTGDNAYDTVFAIFFETLTAALATASLFSVVAITVDRFLAIHLHLRYQELVTHKRVIAVVISTWVISAFLSLVFPAAGLEWIPNRVPGIMFAAKDAVCVITTGFLHYKIYASVRHHTGHIQALQVQEEAQNREMKNAVRLRKTALATLYIYSLFLACYVPIFFVDLAQLFCGEIALIQHLWDYVFTLMLSNSSLNPLIYSWKMRHIRHAVIDILRSVLPSCH, encoded by the coding sequence ATGACAGGAGAGGAGGCTTGGTATTCAACGCCGGTCACTAACTGCATCCTTAACGTTTTCTTGTTTTACACCGCTATCGCGTTAAACATCATAACAATACAAGCGCTGAGGAAAACGTCGTCGTTGCCAAGGACTTTGAAAACATTGCTCTTGAGTTTGGCTGCTTCTGATCTCGCTGTTGGTTTACTTGCCCACCCTGTTTTTATTGCACATCTTATTATTCAAATACCACAAAACACTGGCGATAATGCTTATGATACagtatttgccattttctttgaaacaCTTACAGCTGCACTTGCAACTGCATCGTTGTTTAGTGTTGTCGCTATAACTGTTGATAGATTCTTAGCAATTCATCTTCATCTCAGGTACCAGGAACTTGTAACCCACAAGCGTGTTATTGCTGTAGTGATATCTACTTGGGTTATAAGCGCATTTCTTTCTTTAGTTTTTCCTGCAGCTGGTTTGGAATGGATTCCAAACAGAGTTCCTGGGATTATGTTTGCAGCCAAAGACGCTGTTTGTGTCATAACTACAGGATTTCTCCACTACAAGATATACGCATCTGTACGACACCACACAGGCCACATCCAAGCTCTGCAAGTACAAGAAGAAGCACAGAACAGAGAAATGAAAAATGCTGTAAGGTTGAGAAAAACTGCACTTGCTACATTGTACATCTATTCGCTGTTTTTGGCTTGTTATGTGCCAATCTTTTTTGTCGACCTTGCCCAACTGTTCTGTGGTGAAATTGCCTTGATACAGCATTTGTGGGATTATGTTTTTACACTTATGCTTTCCAATTCATCTCTCAATCCTTTGATCTACAGCTGGAAGATGAGACACATTCGACATGCTGTTATAGACATACTTCGAAGCGTACTCCCAAGTTGCCACTAA